The candidate division WOR-3 bacterium genome window below encodes:
- a CDS encoding rubredoxin → MIGKWQCTVCGYIYDPGFGDPDNGILSGTSFEELPEEWVCPVCGAEIEQFEPYADEEN, encoded by the coding sequence ATGATTGGCAAATGGCAATGCACTGTTTGCGGTTATATTTATGATCCCGGTTTCGGGGATCCTGACAACGGTATTCTTTCAGGCACTTCGTTTGAAGAGCTGCCTGAGGAATGGGTCTGCCCGGTCTGCGGCGCAGAGATAGAGCAGTTCGAACCTTATGCCGACGAAGAGAACTGA
- the glgA gene encoding glycogen synthase GlgA, with amino-acid sequence MKVAFVASEAVPYAKTGGLADVAGTLPLYLKKLGIETKIFLPKYKGISGTTFVKDIEVDITKKYHVGIHKKDDFYFIDCPEFFLRDGIYGSEKGDYPDNCERFTLFCKAMSRYITEDESFDIVHCNDWQSALLPLYLKLEKVSVKTVFTIHNLGYQGLFPAEKFPLLGLARDYFTPESLEFYGKINFLKAGILYSDIITTVSENYAKEIQTSELGFGLDGVLRKRKENLFGIINGIDYKTWNPETDPLIYHLYNDYDGKQKNRSALIKEHDLKNSTPLLGIISRIAEQKGFDIIIDAFDSILDMGFNLIILGSGEEKYQKSLSALASRYAGRVSLNIRFDNRLAHRIYAGSDFFLMPSRYEPCGLGQLISLRYGTVPVVRKTGGLADTIEEFDRRNNSGNGFLFEGYSAEEMLQALSKAYTLYDKEPRLLKTLSEKCMGYDFSWEKSAVKYKELYESQLRP; translated from the coding sequence GAAGCAGTTCCGTATGCAAAGACAGGCGGCCTTGCCGATGTAGCCGGTACCCTGCCTCTTTATCTCAAGAAACTCGGTATCGAGACGAAAATTTTTCTTCCGAAGTATAAAGGAATCAGCGGTACGACATTCGTGAAAGATATCGAAGTCGATATTACGAAGAAGTATCACGTCGGTATCCATAAAAAAGATGATTTTTATTTCATCGACTGTCCTGAGTTTTTCCTGCGGGATGGAATCTATGGTTCGGAAAAAGGCGATTATCCGGACAATTGTGAACGGTTTACTCTTTTCTGTAAAGCGATGAGCCGGTATATAACAGAAGATGAAAGTTTTGATATCGTGCACTGTAATGATTGGCAGAGTGCTTTGCTCCCGCTCTATTTGAAGCTTGAAAAAGTATCCGTGAAAACAGTTTTTACCATCCACAACCTCGGGTATCAGGGTCTGTTCCCAGCTGAAAAATTCCCTTTGCTTGGACTCGCCAGAGACTACTTCACTCCCGAATCACTGGAGTTCTACGGCAAAATTAATTTTCTTAAAGCCGGCATATTATACAGTGATATTATCACGACGGTTTCAGAGAACTACGCAAAGGAGATCCAGACGTCCGAACTCGGTTTCGGCCTCGACGGTGTGCTGCGGAAAAGAAAAGAAAACCTTTTCGGAATCATCAATGGTATCGATTATAAAACGTGGAATCCTGAAACCGATCCGTTGATTTACCATCTTTATAATGACTACGATGGGAAGCAGAAGAACAGGTCGGCGCTTATAAAAGAGCATGATTTGAAAAACAGTACTCCGCTTCTCGGTATTATTTCAAGGATTGCAGAACAGAAAGGATTCGATATCATCATAGATGCATTCGATTCGATCCTCGATATGGGTTTCAACCTCATCATCCTCGGGTCTGGAGAAGAAAAGTATCAGAAGTCACTGAGTGCGCTTGCCAGCAGGTATGCCGGCAGGGTCTCCCTCAATATACGATTCGATAACAGACTGGCGCATCGGATCTACGCCGGTTCTGATTTTTTCCTTATGCCGTCACGATATGAACCCTGTGGTCTTGGGCAGTTGATAAGTTTGAGATACGGCACCGTACCCGTCGTTCGGAAGACCGGTGGACTCGCCGACACCATCGAAGAGTTCGACCGCCGGAATAATTCCGGTAACGGTTTTTTATTTGAAGGATATTCGGCTGAAGAGATGCTGCAGGCGTTGTCAAAGGCATATACCCTGTACGACAAAGAGCCTCGTTTATTGAAAACCCTTTCTGAAAAATGTATGGGCTATGATTTTTCCTGGGAGAAATCCGCGGTTAAATACAAGGAGCTTTACGAGTCTCAATTAAGACCTTGA
- a CDS encoding RNA polymerase sigma factor, with the protein MNGDEDILLVREFKNGNEKAFDRIFEKYRVSLYSICYRFTRNDADARELTQDVFKKIYHNLTKFNEKSKFFTWVYRIAVNTCLSFKRRQKAPELHYESVHNTGSMEQRVRMKIAIDNALSRLPERQRLCFILHHYDGYTFAEIGEIMGITTGAAKANHHHAVNKLRILLKEWV; encoded by the coding sequence ATGAATGGCGATGAAGATATTTTATTGGTTAGAGAATTTAAGAATGGCAACGAAAAGGCGTTCGACCGTATCTTCGAAAAATACCGGGTGTCGTTGTACTCGATATGTTACCGTTTTACCAGGAATGATGCGGATGCTCGTGAACTTACTCAGGATGTCTTTAAAAAAATTTATCATAATCTTACTAAATTCAACGAAAAATCGAAGTTTTTCACCTGGGTTTACAGAATTGCGGTTAATACCTGTCTTTCTTTTAAGCGACGGCAAAAAGCCCCTGAACTCCATTACGAGTCCGTTCATAACACCGGGTCGATGGAACAGAGGGTGAGAATGAAGATTGCGATTGATAATGCCCTTTCCAGATTACCCGAAAGGCAGCGGCTCTGTTTTATTCTCCATCACTACGACGGTTATACCTTTGCTGAGATAGGTGAGATTATGGGTATTACCACGGGTGCTGCAAAGGCGAACCATCATCATGCCGTCAATAAATTGAGGATTTTATTAAAGGAATGGGTATGA